The following are from one region of the Odocoileus virginianus isolate 20LAN1187 ecotype Illinois unplaced genomic scaffold, Ovbor_1.2 Unplaced_Scaffold_12, whole genome shotgun sequence genome:
- the LOC110149710 gene encoding putative ribosomal protein eL39-like 5, which yields MSFHKNLKIKQFLTKKQKQNRSIPQWIRMKTGNKIRYNSKKRHWRRPKLGL from the coding sequence ATGTCTTTTCACAAGAATTTGAAGATCAAGCAATTTCTGaccaagaaacaaaagcagaatcgTTCCATTCCCCAatggattcgaatgaaaactggTAATAAAATCAGGTATAACTCCAAGAAAAGACACTGGAGAAGACCCAAGTTGGGTCTCTAA